One window of the Leishmania panamensis strain MHOM/PA/94/PSC-1 chromosome 8 sequence genome contains the following:
- a CDS encoding protein kinase, putative (TriTrypDB/GeneDB-style sysID: LpmP.08.0530) → MCTPPVHSRRTIAKMRWSAIPLSPRSTASRIHESQGPQRRHAFGSFHFLLAVVIVLHAAVASFSITTAHGLPLAGPASVTVAAQVDPPLLLSDPLPPAIPAAPWSTLNESLLPYPVFYPAIAVLNNSILLLGGCVTATCETPVDEFVTTTAAIRPHEYTATSPYHEQLISLNVEKGSIAAVPRLTLPAGLGFAGRHAAVTLTDSVYVARSCTMTTRSPEEVLNMTAEELQVMQAAYAPVVAFYPEGGVDSRTHAGDPDPPPAVNLTYFEVPANRVRVNASCTALSTANKLLIIGGFLLSAQRVTASVDSFDVVTRKYEVDVAFLSVPALQPSVATSTGFAAVAGGWMYESDTTVGATGETESPPEVRGVKRSSGLSASGKSLHRPKKLTALPGKLSASPFSDASSSSSSRLVRRYLFDLLFFDSDSPARGAVGTGGIICTSPVDASALPRTVVEDILLSVNGCHVTLFGGQVILTDHNLDHIAVLDIRATTAWDFAARAPLVPPPPLAVTLLQTAKVNAPARAVVDTASAASHNITASHKGRGVRRCAESSSRHHDHAASTVLSARGGNSGGSDSTSTSSSTSSSGAIASSSSLPTPTPTPPPPVYRYSWMQPTLIPLPYPRPPTSTATPDPTAMTDTILIYYAIGGEDVWSQVVTNEDDVAADRLLGTSPMPRGVQRLHSSPSALRATLDGAEVVVRQEPALRWAQRVLPDMNYDSDRPDLLAVTMPTPVWPDALTLQTTSEGIIHLQFPDLNYTRYCTWKRHDDDDDVVCAVRLSSRRDCVGNTAGTLDSAYNGAPNTTVLFSASGSTNPVYVCFSYVVRPTSWPVCRIRQSFSVLNPMMPLRILDNSHTTAAPSPSPTRDPADSTTSSPLFMLAVSVAVVTLLVAVLLVARLQHVPEDGLLVMSLLDRDDGAGAQHASSTTRSDGSARCCRRRRRKRLLRGSGEDNSSGLYDAVLGGGGSAEGGDDALKVADVGDDDEIDRHPISTYAEFLHVVNCAQEDSEARMLASAADVLRLHQHRYRVLSRVGQGAHSLCFLAHRKAPPLPLPPAVQQQQQQQLKVRSVGTGIGRGVRALEGVASAITRVSPFTRPPPPFAAATTLPSIATSSLWAARHNQSTAVVVKYTQCPDDATRAVITRLCERLRDLHTGAVTSALGETEIYGSHGNGASSRHPHRRYLPSDMPWTSAAGGLRPSHVSAQVTRDVAREVVRGTGSTGRGAATVEGLKAAAEDATVPPASGRSSSAATVTTASQTGCQALPPLPFPADVAGVIDGDNDDGSCAWLDAHEVNVVLSLFLLLPEDLFVSYEVSVLYQQNNSSQHAHVHCGGRLTPLSVSRGAVDWNRSHIWFGENSVQAEASHQCQPHQCISMPPVPQSFLTQSTPRVCWAACVNLLQPSTVSPWSLCLVMPYERNGNLAEFILRCQQIQLPPTDLASARDTESTNLSSSSSRSVPLARVAPVRYCWTESLLCSVLFQVCTGLQLLHAQSPPILHGNIKETNLLLREPASFSVARRRVVVAETPAALEGMRMGGGSGGRSGPPDAKGGLDMAAATTRVPRTQQPNGEEDDRRDGRVEARTAAAPATFWRAGRSAEATTAAWYAGSPVGYPSSFFVGSPPPLHREGAAMPRSTAARSQSVLQKGQVQPQLQECDPLQPQELEQHLLSARTYLPISLTDGGMSWWLTVQLPLRLRGCFGPTTRSTLRQTPAGLCWLHRFHSSPPSSSPPITTKSSVIPFDGCIVALAHFLFTFIEVPTHIAPELLWGQLCTLSQADHGVEEGGAVAAALAVPHSSLTQPPPSLYSTRTRREQYVPNSRRDGRCRRGNSDSTTRRRCGDAALEPASSPVVGSANPVSTTASDELSANATEDMQGLGGLPQPQRQDDPYADEDMVDKDVEIDADEDGIFTREEVSALTSAMWKAEGLSRVPHNRRLHCPSSPQQPAAAAAADPSIPGASTTTSGGSGAPGKTTLLLLNSISAAGGRRGQLSSFSEASLLANPTTAAAGASSNSSTQLTSQAVPPRLRISSSLRASPNSTLHHCHDVDRQPCSNSSSGGRRMTGGGGSVGGGGSRSNSKVYELLIQRVLAMDTASDVWSLGILLYGMCADAVDGHQQQQQQETSTPTRMSKPSQLHSTAVNGSRSHAHEASTTDTLPPAILTCTGASRLAQQAFSALLGDLYELSVAGVPSGYRGNKGCPCNASAGLQSVGVDVDDGAGVDQLDDNADDRLRWPRSCALEDEVMKAICEAGYTHAFAVILASMLSPVAARRPSAGNIVSQLRLVTAAAPASAASSTMRDGGGGVAGETCEYRVAQQRARLRAHHSGASDITSAAVLHECTARMALRSTMIADTQRSDINV, encoded by the coding sequence ATGTGCACCCCGCCGGTGCACAGCAGACGAACGATAGCAAAAATGCGATGGAGCGCGATCCCACTATCCCCACGTAGCACTGCCAGCCGCATTCATGAATCGCAAGGACCGCAGCGTCGTCATGCCTTCGGCAGCTTCCATTTCCTCCTTGCagtcgtcatcgtcctccACGCTGCTGTAGCTTCGTTCTCCATCACTACCGCTCACGGCCTCCCTCTAGCAGGGCCAGCCTCCGTTACCGTTGCAGCGCAGGTGgacccccctctcctcctctcggatcccctccccccagccatcccagcagcgccgtggagTACGCTCAACGAGTCACTCTTACCCTACCCCGTCTTCTACCCAGCCATCGCTGTGCTAAACAATTCCATCCTACTGCTCGGTGGCTGCGTCACGGCGACCTGCGAGACACCCGTGGACGAGTTCGTAACGACAACGGCCGCAATACGCCCCCACGAATACACCGCCACCTCACCGTACCATGAGCAGTTGATCTCCTTGAACGTGGAAAAGGGCAGCatcgcagcagtgccacgGTTGACCCTGCCTGCCGGGCTCGGCTTTGCCGGCCGCCACGCAGCCGTCACGCTCACTGATAGTGTCTACGTCGCGCGTAGCTGCACCATGACCACGCGATCACCAGAGGAAGTGCTCAACATGACGGCGGAAGAGCTACAAGTAATGCAGGCAGCCTACGCGCCGGTGGTGGCGTTCTACCCAGAAGGAGGAGTGGATTCGAGAACGCATGCCGGCGACCCAGATCCGCCACCGGCGGTAAACCTGACCTATTTCGAGGTGCCCGCCAATCGCGTGCGCGTCAACGCCAGCTGCACCGCTCTTTCCACGGCAAACAAGTTGCTGATCATCGGTGGCTTCCTGCTTTCCGCCCAGCGCGTCACGGCCAGCGTTGACTCCTTCGACGTCGTCACGCGCAAGTACGAAGTCGATGTCGCCTTCCTGAGCGTCCCCGCGTTGCAGCCATCTGTGGCGACATCGACCGGAtttgccgccgtcgcaggcgGCTGGATGTACGAGAGTGACACAACGGTTGGTGCGACTGGTGAAACTGAgtcaccgccagaggtgAGGGGcgtgaagagaagcagcggacTGAGTGCTAGCGGTAAGTCGCTGCATCGACCCAAGAAGCTGACAGCGTTGCCAGGGAAGTTATCggcttcccccttctctgacgcatcatcatcatcatcgtcaCGCCTAGTGAGGCGCTACTTGTTTGACCTCTTGTTTTTTGACTCCGACAGCCCCGCCCGCGGAGCAGTGGGGACGGGGGGAATCATCTGTACGTCGCCGGTGGACGCATCTGCGTTACCGCGCACAGTCGTTGAGGACATTCTGCTCTCAGTGAACGGCTGCCACGTGACGTTGTTCGGTGGACAGGTGATCCTGACCGATCACAATCTAGATCACATCGCGGTGCTGGACATACGTGCAACGACGGCATGGGACTTCGCCGCTCGAGCGCCGTTGgtcccgccgccgccgttggcgGTGACGCTGTTGCAGACCGCGAAGGTGAACGCGCCCGCACGCGCAGTTGTTGATACCGCGAGTGCGGCAAGCCACAACATCACCGCCAGCcacaaagggagaggggtgaggaggtgcgccgagTCCAGTAGCCGCCACCACGATCACGCTGCATCTACAGTGCTGAGTGCCAGAGGCGGCAACAGTGGAGGCAGCGACTCAACTTCCACATCCTCCTCAACGTCATCGTCCGGGGCCATCGCCTCATCGTCGTCTCTaccgacgccgacgccgacgccgccgccgccggtgtaCCGCTACTCGTGGATGCAGCCAACACTTATCCCGCTGCCCTACCCTCGTCCCCCTACCAGTACGGCAACGCCAGACCCAACCGCCATGACGGACACCATCCTCATCTATTACGCCATTGGCGGCGAGGACGTGTGGTCACAGGTAGTCACCAATGAGGACGACGTTGCTGCTGATCGTCTTCTTGGTACGTCGCCCATGCCCCGCGGGGTGCAGCGGTTGCACAGTAGCCCCTCAGCTCTCCGTGCGACCCTCGATGGCGCGGAAGTCGTTGTCCGTCAGGAaccagcgctgcgctgggcTCAGCGGGTACTGCCGGACATGAATTATGACAGCGATCGCCCAGACCTACTCGCCGTGACAATGCCGACGCCGGTGTGGCCCGACGCGCTCACCCTGCAGACCACCTCCGAGGGCATAATCCATCTCCAATTTCCTGACCTCAACTACACTCGCTATTGCACGTGGAAGAGGcacgatgacgacgacgacgttgtCTGCGCCGTCCGACTCAGCAGTCGTCGTGACTGTGTCGGCAACACCGCGGGCACACTCGACAGCGCCTACAACGGCGCCCCGAACACCACCGTTCTGTTCAGCGCCAGCGGTAGCACTAACCCGGTGTACGTGTGCTTCAGTTATGTAGTGCGCCCAACCTCGTGGCCTGTGTGCCGCATCCGGCAgtccttctccgtcttgAACCCGATGATGCCGCTGCGTATCCTCGACAATagccacaccaccgccgcaccgaGCCCTTCCCCGACACGCGACCCGGCCGACAGCACCACCAGTTCACCCCTTTTCATGCTCGCCGTcagcgtcgctgtcgttACGTTGCTGGTGGCGGTACTCCTTGTGGCACGACTTCAACACGTGCCGGAGGATGGGCTGCTTGTCATGAGCCTGCTCGATCGCGACGatggcgcaggtgcgcaaCACGCAAGTTCCACTACTCGCAGTGACGGTagcgcgaggtgctgcagacgacgccgacgcaagcgccttctccgcggcagcggtgaggaCAACAGCAGTGGGCTGTACGACGCTGTActcggcggaggcggctCTGCTGAGGGCGGCGATGATGCCCTAAAAGTTGCGGATGtcggcgatgacgatgaaATTGATCGACATCCCATTTCAACGTACGCCGAGTTCCTCCACGTTGTGAACTGTGCGCAGGAGGACAGTGAAGCACGTATGCTGGCGTCGGCAGCGGATGTCCTGCGATTGCACCAACACCGGTATCGCGTGCTCTCGCGGGTCGGTCAAGGGGCACACTCGCTGTGCTTCCTTGCACATCGCAaagcgccgccactgccgctgccgccagcggtgcagcagcagcagcagcagcagctgaaagTAAGGAGTGTCGGCACTGGCATTGGCCGAGGTGTACGCGCGCTGGAGGGTGTGGCGAGTGCTATCACGCGTGTTTCCCCCTTCAcgcgaccgccgccgccattcGCGGCTGCGACTACGCTGCCCTCCATCGCTACCTCGTCCCTGTGGGCCGCACGGCACAACCAGAGCACTGCTGTCGTGGTCAAGTACACGCAGTGCCCGGACGATGCAACACGTGCCGTCATAACACGCCTGTGTGAGCGCCTCCGCGACCTTCACACGGGCGCTGTGACGTCGGCGCTGGGTGAAACAGAGATTTATGGGTCTCATGGCAACGGCGCCTCGTCGCGTCACCCTCATCGGCGGTACCTTCCATCGGACATGCCGTGGACGTCCGCTGCCGGCGGGCTTCGACCCTCACATGTGTCGGCTCAAGTAACACGCGACGTCGCCCGCGAGGTGGTACGCGGCACGGGAAGCACTGGCAGGggtgcggcgacggtggagggGTTGAaggcagctgctgaggaTGCAACAGTGCCGCCAGCAAGCGgacgaagcagcagtgctgcaacCGTCACCACAGCAAGCCAAACGGGATGTCAGGCACTACCGCCACTCCCTTTCCCCGCGGACGTGGCGGGCGTGATCGACGGCGACAATgacgacggcagctgcgcctggcTCGACGCTCACGAGGTGAACGTcgtcctctcgctcttcttgctgctgccggaggACTTGTTCGTCTCGTACGAGGTGAGTGTTCTTTACCAAcagaacaacagcagccagCATGCGCATGTTCACTGCGGCGGCCGCTTGACGCCGCTAAGCGTCTCACGCGGGGCGGTGGATTGGAATCGAAGCCACATCTGGTTCGGCGAGAATTCGGTGCAAGCAGAAGCATCTCATCAGTGCCAACCTCACCAATGCATATCGATGCCGCCAGTGCCGCAGAGCTTCCTCACGCAGTCAActccgcgtgtgtgctgggCTGCCTGCGTGAACCTACTTCAGCCCTCCACCGTCAGCCCATGGAGTCTTTGCTTGGTCATGCCGTACGAGCGCAACGGCAATCTTGCCGAGTTCATTCTGCGTTGTCAGCAGATTCAACTGCCTCCCACAGACTTGGCGAGCGCGAGGGACACGGAAAGTACCAacctgagcagcagcagcagccgctccgtGCCTCTCGCACGCGTGGCACCCGTGCGCTACTGCTGGACCGAGTCGCTTCTCTGCTCCGTCCTCTTTCAAGTATGCACAGggcttcagctgctgcatgcgCAGTCGCCGCCCATCCTGCACGGCAACATCAAGGAGACGAACTTACTGTTGCGGGAGCCGGCCAGCTTCTCGGTAGCACGGCGACGCGTAGTCGTCGCAGAGACACCGGCGGCACTGGAAGGGATGAGGATGGGTGGTGGGAGTGGCGGTCGCAGTGGGCCACCAGACGCGAAGGGGGGTCTGGAcatggccgccgccacaacgCGCGTACCTAGAACGCAGCAGCCAAACGGTGAGGAGGATGACCGGCGGGACGGTCGCGTTGAAGCCaggactgcagctgcgcctgccaCCTTCTGGCGTGCAGGCCGCTCGGCAGAAGCCACCACGGCTGCCTGGTATGCTGGCTCGCCCGTCGGGTACCCTTCGTCATTTTTTGTGGgatcacctcctcctctgcaccgCGAAGGCGCTGCAATGCCACGATCTACCGCGGCTCGCTCGCAGAGTGTGCTACAGAAAGGGCAAGTGCAGCCACAGTTACAAGAATGCGACCCGCTGCAGCCACAGGAGCTTGAACAGCACCTGCTCAGTGCGCGTACCTACCTGCCCATCAGCCTAACGGATGGTGGCATGTCGTGGTGGCTGACAGTGCAACTTCCGCTGCGGCTACGTGGGTGCTTTGGACCCACTACCCGGTCCACTCTTCGACAAACCCCCGCTGGGCTCTGCTGGCTGCATCGGTTCCACTCATCTCCGCCGTCGTCTTCGCCGCCCATCACAACCAAGAGTAGCGTCATTCCGTTCGATGGCTGCATTGTGGCGTTGGCGCACTTCTTGTTCACATTCATAGAGGTGCCCACGCACATCGCACCGGAGCTGCTGTGGGGGCAACTGTGCACGCTCTCGCAGGCTGACCACGGTGTAGAAGAaggtggcgctgttgctgctgctctcgccgtGCCCCACTCATCTCTGAcacagccaccgccgtcactCTACTCCACTCGAACCCGCCGAGAACAGTACGTGCCGAACTCTCGCCGCGATGGCCGTTGTCGAcgcggcaacagcgacagcaccacgcgccggcgctgtggtgatgcggcgcttgaacccgcctcctctccggTGGTGGGCTCGGCGAATCCAGTGAGTACAACTGCCAGTGACGAGCTAAGCGCGAACGCGACGGAGGACATGCAAGGCCTCGGTGGGCTGCCtcagccacagcggcaggaTGACCCGTACGCGGACGAGGACATGGTGGACAAGGACGTGGAAATCGACGCCGACGAAGACGGTATCTTCACCCGCGAGGAGGTGAGTGCTCTAACCTCCGCTATGTGGAAAGCTGAAGGACTTTCCCGCGTGCCGCACAACCGTCGTCTCCactgcccctcttctcctcaacagcccgccgctgccgcggcggcggaccCCTCGATACCAGGCGCCTCCACTACCACGTCAGGAGGAAGCGGCGCGCCAGGAAAGactacgctgctgctgttgaacAGCATCAGTGCGGCAGGTGGTCGTCGTGGACAGTTGTCGAGCTTCTCTGAGGCATCCCTGCTTGCAAATCctaccactgctgcagcaggcgcgtCGTCCAACTCGTCTACGCAGCTGACGTCACAGGCGGTACCCCCTAGGCTGCGCATCAGCTCGTCGTTGCGCGCATCACCAAACAGTACGCTGCACCATTGTCATGACGTGGATCGCCAACCCTgtagcaacagcagcagcggtggtcgACGGATGACTGGGGGAGGAGGCTCGgtcggcggaggaggaagccgcAGCAACTCGAAAGTGTACGAGCTGCTCATCCAGCGGGTACTGGCGATGGACACAGCGAGTGACGTATGGAGTCTTGGCATTCTGCTCTACGGCATGTGTGCCGACGCCGTGGAtgggcaccagcagcagcagcaacaggaaACCTCCACTCCCACAAGGATGTCCAAGCCGAGCCAGCTGCATTCGACTGCAGTCAATGGCTCTCGTAGCCACGCGCACGAAGCTTCTACTACTGATACGCTGCCTCCAGCCATTCTGACCTGCACAGGTGCGTCACGGCTGGCCCAGCAGGCATTCTCGGCACTCCTTGGCGACCTCTACGAGCTTTCGGTAGCCGGAGTGCCGAGCGGCTACCGCGGCAACAAGGGGTGCCCCTGCAATGCTAGTGCTGGTCTGCAGTCGGTAGGCGTCGATGTGGACGATGGTGCGGGGGTGGACCAGCTGGACGACAATGCCGACGACCGCCTCCGCTGGCCTCGCTCGTGTGCGCTGGAAGATGAGGTCATGAAGGCCATCTGCGAAGCCggctacacacacgcgttcGCGGTCATTCTAGCGAGCATGCTGTCACCGGTAGCGGCACGCCGTCCAAGCGCCGGCAACATTGTGAGCCAGCTGCGTCTCGTGACCGCAGCCGCccctgccagcgctgcgtccAGCACCAtgcgcgatggtggtggcggcgttgcAGGTGAGACTTGCGAGTACCGCGTCGCGCAGCAAcgcgcgcgcctgcgcgcCCACCACAGCGGTGCAAGCGATATCACGTCGGCCGCTGTACTACACGAGTGCACAGCCCGTATGGCTTTGCGATCGACGATGATCGCAGACACACAACGCAGCGACATAAATGTGTAA
- a CDS encoding ribose-phosphate pyrophosphokinase, putative (TriTrypDB/GeneDB-style sysID: LpmP.08.0520), whose protein sequence is MLKTGKDLSQGQAFHRQLLSEYNTEITLENYVSYFDLKPIAKKIEHIRQELESTYRDRYTHRSVSDGTSVTSALTSAERPHGSTITIFIDPLSPLFFESPGFAELKVTDNGLAELVQNRIQLQEKFFEKLHESYLRVKHYLIKLECSFVNSVAELRTFNEDHIRNELPHDYIPSLYLKLEIIAKYRALNLIAFRKILKKFLERCACDSLELLQRVINIDRLIYASNVSQPSIDFRSAALDLIVVYGTVFRLTYEQAVRHIKQYENRTGVNAQRILPNSQTFFVADAFPHHERAGRFAVRVLSGTCSLFCEKMITEVLQCPRYPGNSCGRFANGEISVTLQCPVRGDDVFVVQSMVALESENLSNSGALMELALLVHSVQLAAAARITAVIPYLSYTRNVASISAVAELIESVGCHHVITVDMHSDQVEGMFSIPIEGISAMYEFVRYISNLLESEGNTFENITVVAPTGEFLGRAKEFADALMRYNHLDSATQFVSVCTAVRRVETQQSVGTNGGNRDDYEMPRAGVEHHRCVSPSVPEELVHPSKWQQVQVPVTRNVECCTPNSSGVASVSTSHFLINTPTDASGIQYLHSPTTPSAADALAAELVAVVGSESAVVGPGMHNNYISNNGTAQGGLHSLLLHRHHDAGLHHSRSTLGIEKALRQQEEGRQALILRKEAVRSEYKNYALVGDVAGRLCIIIETVIDEAINIAHVARCLQEHRADRIILIATHAVMSGKAVDVLIESPIDLIVVTDSVNQDELMKNPALARKLRVVPIAPLLARAIEKIHSENTLATLFEKS, encoded by the coding sequence ATGCTGAAAACTGGCAAGGATCTCTCGCAGGGCCAGGCCTTCCACCGGCAGCTGCTCAGCGAGTACAACACGGAGATTACGTTGGAAAATTACGTCTCTTACTTTGATCTGAAGCCAATTGCGAAGAAGATCGAGCACATTCGGCAGGAGTTGGAGTCCACGTACCGTGACCGATATACCCACCGCAGTGTCAGTGACGGTACCTCGGTGACGTCAGCGTTGACGAGTGCCGAACGGCCGCATGGCAGCACCATTACCATCTTCATTGACCCGCtctcgccgctcttctttgAATCACCCGGCTTCGCGGAGCTGAAGGTGACTGACAATGGTCTGGCAGAGCTCGTCCAGAACCGCATCCAGCTACAGGAGAAGTTCTTCGAGAAGCTACATGAGTCATACCTGCGTGTAAAGCACTACCTCATCAAGCTCGAGTGCAGTTTTGTCAACTCTGTAGCGGAGCTACGCACTTTCAATGAAGACCATATCCGCAACGAGCTCCCGCACGACTACATTCCATCGCTTTACCTGAAACTTGAAATCATCGCCAAGTACCGCGCACTTAATCTGATCGCGTTCCGCAAGATCCTGAAAAAGTTCCTGGAGCGGTGCGCCTGCGACAGCCTcgagctcctgcagcgcgtcATCAATATTGACCGGCTCATCTACGCGAGTAACGTCTCACAGCCCTCCATTGACTTCCGAAGCGCGGCGCTCGACCTCATTGTCGTCTACGGCACCGTCTTCCGGCTCACGTACGAGCAGGCCGTCCGCCACATAAAGCAGTACGAGAACCGCACCGGCGTCAACGCGCAGCGTATCCTGCCAAACAGCCAGACCTTCTTTGTCGCCGACGCCTTCCCCCACCACGAGCGCGCGGGCCGCTTTGCGGTCCGGGTGCTCTCCGGCACGTGCAGCCTCTTTTGCGAGAAAATGATcaccgaggtgctgcagtgcccgCGCTATCCCGGTAACAGCTGCGGCCGCTTTGCGAACGGGGAGATCAGCGTGACCCTGCAGTGCCCTGTCCGCGGCGATGACGTGTTCGTCGTGCAGTCTATGGTCGCCCTCGAGTCAGAAAACCTCAGCAACTCGGGGGCGCTGATGGAGCTGGCACTGCTGGTTCACTCGGTGCAGctcgcggcagcggcgcgcatTACGGCCGTCATTCCGTACCTCTCGTACACGCGCAACGTTGCCTCCATCTCGGCCGTGGCGGAGTTGATTGAGTCGGTCGGCTGCCACCACGTCATCACGGTGGACATGCACAGCGACCAAGTGGAGGGTATGTTCTCCATCCCGATTGAGGGCATCTCGGCCATGTATGAGTTTGTGCGGTACATCTCAAATCTCctggagagcgagggaaacACGTTCGAGAACATCACAGTCGTCGCGCCAACTGGCGAGTTCCTCGGTCGCGCAAAGGAGTTCGCGGATGCGCTGATGCGGTATAACCACCTCGACAGCGCCACGCAGTTCGTGTCGGTGtgcacggcggtgcggcgagTGGAGACGCAGCAGTCCGTGGGCACCAACGGCGGCAACCGCGATGACTACGAGATGCCGCGCGCAGGGGTagagcaccaccgctgcgtcaGCCCCTCCGTGCCTGAGGAGCTGGTACATCCGTCCAAGTGGCAGCAGGTTCAGGTGCCGGTGACGCGGAATGTGGAGTGCTGCACACCGAACAGTAGCGGCGTCGCTAGCGTGTCGACGAGCCACTTCTTGATAAACACCCCCACCGACGCCAGCGGGATACAGTATCTGCATAGTCCCACTACGCCCAGCGCCGCAGATGCTCTGGCAGCGGAGCTAGTTGCCGTCGTCGGCAGCGAATCAGCAGTTGTGGGTCCTGGCATGCACAACAACTACATCAGCAACAACGGCACCGCACAGGGCGGTCTCCACAGCCttctgctgcaccgccaccatgACGCAGGCTtgcaccacagccgcagtACCCTGGGTATCGAGAAGGCCCTTCGGCAGCAGGAAGAGGGCCGCCAGGCGCTCATCCTGCGTAAGGAGGCTGTTCGCAGCGAGTATAAGAACTACGCCCTTGTCGGCGATGTTGCGGGGCGTCTGTGCATTATCATCGAGACTGTGATCGATGAGGCTATTAACATTGCACACGTGGCGCGCTGTCTACAAGAGCACCGCGCAGATCGCATTATCCTCATTGCCACTCACGCTGTGATGTCTGGCAAAGCGGTTGATGTGCTCATCGAGTCGCCCATTGACCTGATCGTGGTTACGGATAGTGTGAATCAGGACGAACTCATGAAGAACCCGGCCCTGGCGCGCAAGCTGCGCGTCGTACCGATTGCCCCACTGCTCGCGCGGGCAATCGAGAAGATTCACAGCGAGAACACGCTCGCGACACTCTTCGAAAAGTCGTAG